A window of Haliscomenobacter hydrossis DSM 1100 contains these coding sequences:
- a CDS encoding SPOR domain-containing protein, with protein MQRAFGVLFLVFWACCAVRAQGLQHIQIKEDPAISTLLSQYTENNKQKPYIRGWRLQILATTDRPKLDEVLSNFKAQYPFVPITWLHERPYYLLRVGAYHTKLEAMRLQELVRGAYPGSYMVQDNQISPSDFIGY; from the coding sequence ATGCAGCGCGCCTTTGGGGTTTTGTTCCTCGTCTTTTGGGCTTGCTGCGCTGTTCGGGCGCAGGGGCTTCAGCACATTCAAATCAAGGAAGATCCAGCAATCAGCACTTTGCTGAGTCAATACACCGAAAACAACAAACAAAAGCCCTACATCCGTGGGTGGCGCCTGCAAATATTGGCGACTACCGACCGACCCAAGCTGGATGAAGTCCTGAGCAATTTCAAAGCACAATATCCGTTTGTTCCGATAACCTGGCTACACGAGCGTCCGTATTACCTGTTGCGGGTGGGCGCTTATCATACCAAACTGGAAGCCATGCGTTTGCAGGAACTTGTACGCGGTGCCTATCCAGGGTCGTATATGGTGCAGGACAATCAAATTAGTCCGAGTGATTTCATTGGTTATTAG